The Lathyrus oleraceus cultivar Zhongwan6 chromosome 5, CAAS_Psat_ZW6_1.0, whole genome shotgun sequence genome includes the window GCATCTTATTGTATTATGTATAGACACTAGGTTTTATTCACCATCTCATCGATGTACCCGGTTCTATAGAGTAGCTTAGTTTTGCAGTAGTACATTAGTTGCATTTATATTAACTGCACTGACCGATATGGGTTTTTTTGTCATCAGGTCTATTGCACAATCCAATTGGAATTGGTTCTGGTTGTTAGTTTTACTTGATTGTCAGAGTCTTTGCAGGCAGGTAGCACAACCTTGGTATGCTCACATCATGAATATATCAAAATCAGTCTTAAAGTCATTACAGGTAATAATGTTCTTGTGTTTTCTCTTTccatttggtttttacaatatATGCAAGGTGATTGTTTTGTTATAAATACTAAATACTGCACAAATGCTACTTTCCAAATACAATGAGCCGTTTCTGGCACTTACTTTTTTTATAGTGGTGTGGGTGGTATTGTGTTTTCATTTTGAAACGTACTTGTGGAGTCCCAACCCCAAACTGTATTAGATTTTTCTTGAGGAGAGTGGCTAGTCCTACAAGAAGGTTTGAAGATTTTCTCACTTCAATGTGACACCGCACCACTATACTAAACCTGTTATCTCTATTTGCTATAGAATGATTGCTGTTAAATAATATGCTCTTTGTTTAGGAAAATCTTGTACTTAAGGTTAACCTTTTCAACCGCCTTCCATGTATTACTAGTAGATAGCTGATTCATCATGCTGTGTCATAATTTAATTAATTCTCTGTATTTTATGTTTGCTATACTAATAGTTTATAGTGTGGTGGTAGATTTTGATATCATTATACCATGTATAGATTACATGTAATGTAACACCTGACTTGTTTTAGCCTTAACTAGTGCAACAAGCATCTTGAGTGATCATGACATGATTGACttgtttcttttggtcatattagATATGGAGAGCCAACAGTTGAGGTCACAAATGAAGGCGTTGATGTTGCAGGGCATGCAGTTGGTTCATCTTCGGAGTGTGATCAAACCTGCAGCACTGGGAAAAGCCTCTGCCCAAGCAAGCTTATGGTTAATCTTTCTCAATTATTATCATTGGATTGTGCATTGTTGGTTTTATTGTTTTATTTCCCAACATTATTTTGAATCCATTATTAACTTGATCGTTGGAGACATTGTAGGTACCACACCCTTGCTATGAATATGTACAATTTTAATAAAAATGTGAAGCCTTTTTTTTATTTGAACATTTCTTCACTCGTCTTAATGACTTTTTGTTGGCTTTCTTGTAGTGAGCTTATTTACTTTTCAATGCTTACATTGATAATGTTTTGTGGATTTTGTAGGAGGATAACTTGGAAGAGTTTGGTGAATTGTAAAATAATAGAGTTGATACCTATTATGTCGTTGTACTTACTGTTAAATTGTTTGTTCCGCACATATCTTTCGCACATATCTTTCATGTGTCTGTTTATGTTCTATAGAATGCATACATGCTAATGTTGATGTTTTGATATTGTTTCTATTTCAATTATTCCTTCATGAATGATCGTTTGATTATTTATGAGTTTAGCTTTAGATTATTTCTTCCATTGTTTGATTTTGAATAGGGTTTGTATTTTAATTGTTGGAAGCTGTTGTATTGCTTTAGATTATTTCTTCCATTGTTTGATTTTGAATAGGGTTTGTATTTTAATTGTTGGAAGCTGTTGTATTAATCAATGAATGATGTGAATCTAAATTCTAATATAACAATCTGATTTAGTTCAATCTCCTAAGCTTTCTTTATTTTATTAACAGAAAACAACTAACTACACTTGTTTGCATTTTCCAGGAGTAACTAGAAATAAATGCAAATATTTAATGGTGAAGGATAATACTAACATTATGAATTTTGTTTCAGGCCCTGCCAAGGGAGCAAGTGTATGTGACATTTTTCGTATTGAGTTTCATGCACTTCATTAGATAAAATGAACTTGTTCTTTGTCTAATTTAAGTATTTCTTCCATATTGCCTTAAGTTTTCTTCAATGCAATGATTAAATGAACTTGTTCAATGTCTAATTTCAGTATTACTTCCATATTGCCTTACTCACTTGTTCAGGTCATTTTTGCTGATTTTATAGTAATCTGTGATCGATTCCATGAGATATCGAAAGTGATGCAAATCACCTTTGATTTGGAAGCATAATCCGGTCTCCATCCCAACTATTCTTCGTATTGAGTTTCATGCACTTCATTAGATTAAATCACATACATTTGTGATTCTAGTAGATGGAAAGTGTATTCAATTTGTTAATTGCTCTGAAGCATCCTCCACACCTCTTATCAACGGCATGTCCGGTGTCCGACACCGACCCAAATCTACATtcaatttattcatttttttcaaattattactGGTGTCGACGTGTCCTGCGTCCGTATTCTATATGTTAATTGTATTATATAGAGATTTTAAGTGCCTTGTCCGGGTTATTATTATCCATATGTAGTAACCGTGTCTTTAATAGATATTGATGCACATCAATTTGAAAAGTTGCAAATTGTTTTTAACTCATTTCAGATCCAGTAATCTCCAATGCCCTTGGTGGAATTCTTGTTGGTTTAGTTACTAGCCATGATGGCGGTGTTGAAAACGTAACGTTTATTGTAGGAAACAGATTTTTTGCAGTTACTGAATATGATTCCGTTTTGTATGACTTCCATATCATATTTTCTGATTTGTACAAATTTGCTTTAGTGGTTTTTCTTCAATGAAGCTACAGCATGGCTACAGTTCATTTAAAATTAGCCATCTTCTTCTTGTGTCGTCTATAAGAAAAATTGCACGGTTGACTTAATATATCCTTGTTATGGTTTTATGGACAATCTTTctcaattattattatttgattgTGCAATTGTGAAGTTGTTATGATATGCCTGTGATTAGTATGTTCTTTTATTTACCAAAATTATTTTGAATTCATAACTAACTTGATCGTCGGAGTTTTTGCAGGTACCACATCTTTGGTAAGTCATGCTATGCTCATGAGTATGATGAAACAAAAAGGAAATGCAACATCTTAAAAGCATGGTAGGAAGTTTACCTTTGATTTGAGCTGCTGGCCATGCTTAACAGTCCGGTCTTCAACCGAGCTGAGTGAATGAGATTCATTGACATGGGGGGCCTTCTGAAACATTAGAAATGGGCAGAGGCTGAAAACTTTGGGTGTCAGGCTGTGTTTGAAGTGGGGAGTCATGCCTCAAATATAAATTCTGGTGTCCCTAGTGAAAGTTGAAGCTAAAACATTGGAAATTTGAGTTGTTCTTCATAATGCCTATTAAGCTCACGAGATCTTGCGAAAGAAATGGGAGAAGGTGTGTAGAGAAAATAAAAGGCGGGGAGGGGACTGGGTATATAAAATTTGAGAGCTTTCAACTTAGCTTTGGTTTGGTATTGGCTCTTGAGGTTGCATGTAGAAAAACAAACTCAGTTTTTGAAAATCAGAATTTCATGTATATGGATCCAACATATTATTCAAACAAGTTTATTTGACAGTAATATATAAGACAATTATTGCCCTTTTGTAATTTGTACAAGTAAAGTGTAAACTTTGAATTTTGTTTGAAATCGTGATTTCCGTTTTTGATTTGGTTCTCACAATAtagataatgcattcatagaaagtaagttactttaacttgttggtatctTCCAAAGGTAATTAGAAATAGGATGTTTGGTTCAgtaggactttctaactgtatcttgttctttttcctctttcaaaagacttcccataaaggtcaatgccactcttttatgcttataacatcatgcGTTTTTATAATTCcgtctttttgtttactctaaaatgttgctctttttatttcccaaaattattttgaagtgataactaacttgtttGTCCGAGTCTTTGTAGGAAGGTATATAtgctcttgtcatgaatagatcaaaatgagtcttgtGGTCATTTAAGGTAATGTTCTTCTATGACATCTGTTCATTTGATTTTTAGAATGTATGCtaagtgattgttttgttacaaaATAGTAAATACTGTACAAATCTATAATAAATATTGGGCTGTTTCTGACactttcttttttatattattcgggtaagggttgtattgtgttttgatttcactgtttcttttggtcatatttgatagggagagcagcaattgaggttacaaatgaaggtgttgatgctgcagggcatacaattggtacattTTTGAAGGTCATTTCcaacttaggaaggttctcaatCCCAAGAGTatgatcaaaccaacatcactagctaaagattattttgaatCCATAACTAACTTGATCGTCCGATACTTTGTAGGTACCACACCTTTAGCTAGTGATGCTGGTTTCTTTTGCTGTGATCATGTCAGACTTGAGGCCCTTAGAGGTAATGTTCTTATGTTTGCCTATTTTAATttggtttgatttgtttgtgctcAACAGATTATTCAGGTTCATTCGTTGATTTCGTTTATTAATATGTACAAGTTTTATAAAAACGTGAAGCCTTTTCTTGACTTGAACATTTTTTCAGATATTATTCAGGTTTTTTTTGAACTATGCAATGATTAAATGAACTTGTTCTTTGTCTAAATTCAATATTTCTTCCATATTAAATCTGGCGGCCTTACTTCACTTGTTCAATTTATTTTTTCTTAATTTATAATAATTTGTGACCTTTTCCATGAGATATAGAAAGTGATGCAGGGAACCTTTGATTTGGAAGCATAATTCGGTATGCACCCCAACTATTTTTCATATAGAGTTTCATGCATTACATTAGATTAAGTCACATAAATTTGTTAATTAATCTATAGAACCTACACCTCCGATCAAAGGCGTGTCCAATGTCAGACACGTGTTGGTTTCTGTTTCTGACACTGACTTACCACATTCAAATTATTTATCTTTTAAAATTAATACTGGTGTTGACGTGTCATTCTCGTGTCCCATGCTCGTATTGTATAAAGAAGTTTGAAATCCATAGTATGAAATTTCCAGTGCCTTGTTCTGGTCATTGTTATCCATATGTGGTAAATGTGTCTTTAATAGATATTTATGTACATCAACATGAAAATTTGCATATTGTTTATAATTCATTTCAGATCCTAGTAATTTCCTACTATGACTATCAAAATCTTTTTATTTGGACTTTAGATAAAAAGTCATCCTGCATATGTTATGATTTTTACAAATTTGCTGAAGTGGTTTTCCTTCAATTCTGGTTGCAGGGATTTGTCATCGTCTCAGTTTTATTCGATACAACATCTTGCCCTCATACACCTTCACAAAATGGGGTAGCCGGACGTAAAAATATGCATCTTGTAGAAACCGCTTGGACCTTACTTCTCTATGGTAATGTTCCATTCTGGTTCTGGGGGATATTATGCTAATATGGCATGTTACCTTATAAACCTCATGCCCTCGTCTGTCCTTAACAACAATATCCCTCATTTAATTTTGTTGTTTCCTTATTCCCCCTTCACCCAATTCCTCCTCGTGTCTTCGAGTCTACAATATTTGTTAAAGTAAATGCTCGTGACGGTGACGGTACGGTGATCACCCATGgttctctttctctctcttccaggttactcctaccctatctcatatcgaaacattggggacaataTTCGGTTTAAGTGCGGGAGGAGATTTTTATcgttttttattgtttttctttatttttagtatgttttgtgcgtttttagttgtttgcttttcctttcaataaaataacatgtgtttgacgagtcatctgtgtagtgtatccgtatttctcccatttctttaatcTTACCAAAAAAAATTGTGAGCAAAGAAAACAGTGCATCTGgaatattcaggctataagacaggtttatgacGAGATGTAAAAGATTTAGgaaatttttttttaaaaatcggtattgtcttaacaccgtaggcttcatgattataagagtcgatcccgataccccatatgcTGTGGCCccaatttttgttccaaataagtccttaagtagtttatccttgcagtcagctccggcttaagcatgctctacgtaggggaccgatgaaaataagtgaatgatgacaaaaaaaattcctgctttgttctcaagtcatatgaaaattcgggctaggtgactctcacacggtcatttaacccagtaaaataaagacatatgcgaaacatgcagaagaaaatatatatatatatatatatatatatatatatatatatatatatatatatatatatatatatatatatatatatatatatatatatatatatatatatatatatatatatataagaatatgcctattgttggttggttcagaggtatctggtgctgaacttggtagggtgaattacgatccaatcccccacaactgcaaattgggttaaataaatgggttacaccaacttatgtaccagagtcccatgcttagaaaaatatttcctgctttgttctcaagtcatatgaaaattcgggctaggtgactctcacacggtcatttaacccagtaaaataaagacatatgcgaaacatgcagaagaaaaatatatatatatatatatatatatatatatatatatatatatatatatatatatatatatatataatatatatatatatatatatatatatatatatatatatatatatatatatatatatatatatatatatatatataagaatatgcctattgttggttggttcagaggtatctggtgctgaacttggtagggtggattacgatccaatcccccacaactgcaaattgggttaaataaaggggttacaccaacttatgtaccagagccccatgcttaagatcataatcactaaccggtcactttactatgagtatgtacggataacgggcttaatgtgattgcacctgaatgaaaaggacttgaTGAAAACGAAAAGAAGGCCTAGGTATGGTGGGGTAATGTGGATTGATTTTTATTAGAGTGAAAGAAAGGAAGgagagaaaagagagagagagagaaagtgGATCTGAATTCTGTTATGTATTGATTCTGTTTGTTATATATTTTTATTCTGTTACAGTGAATAGGATATATATAGGTATCATAACCTGTGCCACTACTGGACTTAACCTACACCACACACACTAACTAACTACACGTTAGTTATGATGACATGGCACTCTAGAATATACACTAATACTCCCCCACAAGTTCAAGGTGGCTGCAAAGTCAGGCTTGAGGCAGACAGGTTGAGCTTGCTTCTGAGCTCCagaaatcttgaacttcaaagacttcccataaaggtcaatgtcactcttttatgcttataacatcatgtgttgttataatttcgtctttttgtttactctaaaatgttactctttttattttccaaaattataactaacttgttcgtccGAATCTTTGTAGGAAagtatgtacgctcttgtcatgaatagatcaaaatgagtcttgaggtcattacaggtaatgttcttctattgcttcttttcatttggtttttacaataaatgcaaagtgattgttttgttacaagtagtaaatactgcacaaatccataacaaatattgagcagtttctcgcactttcttttttatattatactgataagggttgtattgtgttttgatttcactgtttcttttggtcatattttttgggtcatatttgatagggagagccagccgttgaggttacaaatgaaggtgttgatgctgcagggcatacaattgatacatctttggaggtcatgttcaaacttaggaaggttctcaaccccaagagtgtgatcaaaccaacatcactagctaaagattattttgaatCCACAACTAACTAGATCGTCCGATGCTTTGTAGGTACCACACTTTGCTATGACCATGTCAGTCTTGAGGTCCTTAGAGGTAATGTTCTTCTGTTTGCCTCTTTTAATttggtttgatttgtttgtgctcAACAAATTATTCAGGTTCATTCGTTGATTTCATTTATTAATGTACAAGTTTTATAAAATCGTGAAGCCTTGTCTTGACTTGAACATTTTTTCAGATATTATTCAGGTCTTTTTTGAACTATGCAATGATTAAATGAACTTATTCTTTGTCTAAATTAAATATTTCTTCCATATTAAATTTGGCTGCCTTAGTTCACTTGTTCAGTTTATTTTTCCTGAATTTATAGTAATTGGTGAGCGGTTCCATGAGAATAGAAAGTGATGCAGGGAACCTTTGATTTGGAAGTATAATTTGGTCTGCATCCCAGTTATTTTTCATATAGAGTTTCATGCATTTCTTTAGATTATATCACATAAATTTGTTAATTGATTTGTAGTATCTACACCTTCGATCAAAGGTGTGTCCAATGTCAGGCACGTATTGGTTCCTGACACTGACACGTCCACATTCAATTGattatttttttcaaattattactGGTGTTGACGTGTCACTGTCGTGTCCCATGTCCGTATTGTATAGGTTAATTTATTAATTAGTGCGTAAAGAAAAGTTTGAAATCCATGATATGAAATTTCGAGTGCCTTGTTCCGGTCATTGTTAACATGGTATTTTTTTTTATGTGGATCTAAAGTTAAATGAAAATACATATAAAACATTAGCAAGTACTCCTCAAAATGGCCTATAATTTGCCACATACTAATCTATCAATATCATACATCTAGATTAGAGTTGAATCATAAACTACAGAAGCCTCATGACAGACCCTTTCTTAAGATTAAATATCCTATATCATCGCCTCCTAGATTCATGATTTCTGTTCCAAGACAGGTATGTTGGATCTCCAAGGGGTCTTGGCCTCATCATATACATAATTAGGAAAACTAGAGAGTACAACCAGGAAAGGCCACCAATAAGAATATATGCAATCCCCAAGAAGTCATTTTTTCCACCAATCCATGTTGTGGTTGACAGAACCACACTCTTCCTCCCTCCAAACTGATATGTATTATAGTTGTTCTCGATTACTATCGTTATTTCATCATTAACATCGAGGTCAACTTCAATCTTCCCGTATAATTTTCTGAAAGTAGGCAGTGCTGCTGTTCTCATCCAAACAATCAGATCTTCCTGTTCACTCAAAGGTATGCTCTCATTATGTCTAGCACCCCCAATCAAACCTCCTGACTGAAAATTCCTAGGATAAACATCAGACCCAAATTTGGCCTTTTGATCACTTTTCCATGCTATGTTCTTTTTGTTGATCACCAAGTCCTTATTATTGTTTGAAATTCTGTATGTGTCATTAAACAAACTCCACGCAATAAGGCCACAAGGAACAATTGGTTCACCATTTGGAGTATAGTCTTCAGGATGGCATTTGCTCACTTCATTCGCATCTGCCTTACTCCTCAGTTGTTTATCATCTCTATTTGTAACATATTGACGATGGTTCTGGTAAAAGTTACCAAGCTGATAATATACATAGATTGGAGCTTTCATTCTATTCTTAACAGTGAAGTTCACGGCGCAAGTTTTGCTAATCCTATCATCTTTTATACACGTCATTGCATCGTGACTATATAAAGACGGAAGGCATTGATCATCGCATCGTAACGGAACTTCAACTACACGTTCTGATGCAAACAATGAAGCAACCCCAATAGGAATGAAAACGAGTCCTATAAATGTAAATATCGAAATGACCCATCCAGGTGTTAGAATTGGTTGCCATGCAGGAAGTTCTTGTTGAGAGAGTCTAGAATATTTGGGTTTCCTGGAAATATTCTTGGTTTGTCCAGAACTGGATGATGAAGGTTCCATAGCCATAACAAAGAAACTCAATGTGACTGAAAATGAAAATGCAGAGAAATTTGATGAATGAATGTGATTAAAAATATGGTAGAAAATGGGATTAATTCTGAAGATGatgaaaaaaaaggaaaaaagttgGGGTTAGTTTGTCTATCTGTACCTTTTTCACCCTCATAAGCAATCTAAGATACCTCTTTTCTTGTATCGAAACCAGTATATTTTTCAAATTTGGTATATCCTTCTCCAAAACCACAACACTAAATGATTCCCAATCCAAAGTCTCGAAAAAGGGTGGCACAAAATTATCTGATATGATAACTGGAACACATTCATAGAATATAGCTTCCACAACTCTTGGACTATTCACTTCATACCCTCTTGCACAAATACAGTACTTGCTACTCTTCATGTACTGAATGTatgtgggactcttaacaatATGGGCGCCGGTAGGTTGAGGGCGTGGTGGGTGGAAGTAAAGGAGGCGGCAGGCGGCTCTAAGGACGTAGGAATTGTTTCTTTCAAAGATTAAACTTAAAACTAGATTGGTACTATTTGAGAGGTATTGAATAAAACAATTGAAAATTTGTTATTTATTTAGAAAACCCAACTAATACATTTCATTGATTAAAAAACTTAGAATTAAAGTTGTGCCTTCCATTAAAAAAATATTTAGTAGCACTGTTGCCATTACGAAGAATGAAATCTAATACCTTTATGTAACTTTTTATACATAAGCACTTAAAAGACAAACTTTTTGGTAAATAGGTTGTGAGATGAAAATTTGATCTTAACTTATCTATGCAGGTTCTAGGTTGCTCAATGTGATTTGCTGATTTTTTATTTGTGGCAAGAAATTGGGCTAAAGATGAACAAACACGGAAGGTAAATCAAAATAAATCATCCTCAGGTGAACAAAATTGATGCTTATACATGTGAAGATTAGTAGTATAGTTGTTCACTGATATGGTGTATACTCTATATCAAGAATGTTCCATCATGCAGAAAAATTTAAAAGGCTAACGAACAAGCAGTGATTACTTACACATTTTGATTTTGTTTAAGCTGATAAACATCTTTCACTACTGATATAATCAAATAATCTGCCCGTGTCTTCTTCTCTGTGACTTTGTTTACTTCCATTATGCAGTGCTTAAGAGGTCAGCGGAAGACTTCTGCTTTTGCTTCTCCCAGAGTGACAGGGAATTCTGGTGGATCAGCCGATGGGTTTTAAGAGTGAAAAAAACCAGAGAGTTTTAAGAGTGGAAAAAAATGCAGAATGAATCACTCTAAGGATTGCAGGTAATGTTGAATTTATAGGTTTCAAAGTTTGTTAGAAATTCAGCTCAAATGCAATATGAAATTCACTGCAAATTAATTTGTTAGCAAATGAACGCAAATCTGTTAGTTAGTCAGAATGAGTGGTTAATTTAGGTTCAATTTGATTTTTCTATTTTGAATCTGAATGTTAGTGATTAAGAGAGTTGTTAACTGTGTGATCATCCCGTTAATTGAAGAGTGAAGTAGTGTAGGAGACTTATATTATGTAGGGTATTGTGCAGTAGTTTGTCGAACATGAGGTGTGAAGTCCTGATTG containing:
- the LOC127085816 gene encoding ALA-interacting subunit 3 gives rise to the protein MAMEPSSSSSGQTKNISRKPKYSRLSQQELPAWQPILTPGWVISIFTFIGLVFIPIGVASLFASERVVEVPLRCDDQCLPSLYSHDAMTCIKDDRISKTCAVNFTVKNRMKAPIYVYYQLGNFYQNHRQYVTNRDDKQLRSKADANEVSKCHPEDYTPNGEPIVPCGLIAWSLFNDTYRISNNNKDLVINKKNIAWKSDQKAKFGSDVYPRNFQSGGLIGGARHNESIPLSEQEDLIVWMRTAALPTFRKLYGKIEVDLDVNDEITIVIENNYNTYQFGGRKSVVLSTTTWIGGKNDFLGIAYILIGGLSWLYSLVFLIMYMMRPRPLGDPTYLSWNRNHESRRR